In a single window of the Gadus chalcogrammus isolate NIFS_2021 chromosome 20, NIFS_Gcha_1.0, whole genome shotgun sequence genome:
- the wdfy2 gene encoding WD repeat and FYVE domain-containing protein 2, whose product MLETKRGKEVPASLMAAEQPKPQTRKPVLLSKIEAFQDIVTTAVIIPKEDGVISVSEDRTIRVWLKRDSGQYWPSVYQTMSNSCTCMSFNPETRRLSVGMDTGGISEFILAEDYNKMTPARTYQAHQGRVMVVLFVLEMEWVLSTGQDKNFTWHCSESGQQLGTYRTAACVSGLQFDVETRHAFVGDQSGQVTILKVEQDSCSMVTTFKGHTGNVTALCWDPGQRVLFSGSSDNSIIMWDIGGRKGTAIELQGHNDKVQGLCFASHTRQLISCSSDGSIVIWNMDVTRQETPEWLDSDSCQKCEQPFFWNFKQMWDSKKIGLRQHHCRKCGQAVCGKCSSKRSTIPLMGFEFEVRVCDSCHESITEEDRAPTASFHDSKHSIVHIHYEATTGNLLTSGTDKVIKLWDMTPVVS is encoded by the exons ATGTTAGAGACCAAAAGAGGGAAGGAGGTTCCTGCATCCCTTATGGCGGCCGAACAGCCCAAACCGCAGACTCGGAAGCCAGTTCTGTTGAGCAAAATCGAAGCGTTTCAAGATATTGTGACTACAGCGGTAATCATTCCTAAAGAGGACGGCGTGATCAGCGTCTCTGAAGACAG GACAATTCGAGTATGGCTCAAGAGAGACAGTGGTCAGTACTGGCCCAGTGTCTACCAAACCATGTCAA ACTCCTGCACCTGCATGTCCTTTAACCCTGAGACCAGGCGGCTGTCTGTGGGCATGGACACTGGAGGCATCTCT GAGTTTATCCTGGCCGAAGACTACAACAAGATGACCCCTGCCCGCACTTACCAGG CCCACCAGGGcagggtgatggtggtgctgtTCGTCCTGGAGATGGAGTGGGTGCTGAGCACGGGCCAGGACAAGAACTTCACCTGGCACTGCTCTGAGAGCGGCCAACAACTGGGTACCTACCGCACGGCCGCCTGCGTCTCGGGCCTGCA GTTTGACGTGGAGACTAGACATGCGTTTGTGGGCGATCAGTCCGGCCAGGTGACCATCCTGAAGGTGGAGCAGGACAGCTGCAGTATGGTCACCACCTTCAAGGGGCACACGG GTAATGTGACGGCCCTGTGTTGGGACCCGGGTCAGAGGGTGCTGTTTTCCGGAAGCTCGGACAACTCCATCATCATGTGGGACATCGGAGGACGCAAAGGCACCGCCATCGAGCTACAGGGCCACAA TGACAAGGTGCAGGGCCTGTGTTTTGCATCCCACACACGCCAGCTCATCTCCTGCAGCTCGGACGGAAGCATTGTTATCTGGAACATGGACGTGACGCGACAAGAG ACTCCAGAGTGGCTGGACAGTGATTCCTGTCAGAAGTGCGAGCAGCCGTTCTTCTGGAACTTCAAACAGATGTGGGACAGTAAGAAGATTGGCCTGCGACAG CACCACTGTAGGAAATGTGGGCAGGCTGTGTGCGGGAAGTGCTCCTCCAAGCGCTCCACCATCCCCCTCATGGGTTTTGAGTTTGAGGTGCGAGTGTGTGACAGCTGCCACGAGTCCATCACGGAAGAGGA CCGAGCGCCTACAGCGAGCTTTCACGACAGCAAGCACAGCATCGTGCACATACACTACGAAGCCACCACCGGGAACCTGCTCACCTCCGGGACGGACAAGGTCATCAAG CTGTGGGACATGACTCCCGTGGTGTCCTGA